Part of the Scomber japonicus isolate fScoJap1 chromosome 6, fScoJap1.pri, whole genome shotgun sequence genome, gggggaagctgttaggtctgtttatataggagccggaaggggtgtaattggtgtgtgttcccgctcctgaaactgcgcttatcaagcttcgattcaaGAAAAACTAACTAACATGAGATATCTATTCAAGTGCATTGACCTCTGTTTCAGGTCAGGCGCTGTCACCAAgttaaagtttgtgtttgtgaatgaggtatgataaatacaatattagatAAACCATGATCATCTTCATAGCTGCAGATCATTCTTACAGACTTTGTTGTATTGCTCttgtatacatatttacagctcaacaaagagatcttcacactgctaaacatgatgatgtggtcctgttggcttcatcagatcgtgacctccaactctcactggatcggttcgcagccgagtgtgaaacggccgggatgagaatcagcacatccaaatccgagtccatggtcctcaaccggaaaagggtggagtgcactcttcgagtcggggatgagatcctgccccaagtggaggagttcaagtacctcagggtcttgttcacgagtgagggaaggatggaaaatgagatcgacaggcggattggtgcggcgtctgcagtaatgcagactctgcacagatccgtcgtggtgaagagagagctgagccgaaaggcaaagctctggatttaccagagagttcctaccctcacctatggtcatgagctttggggaGTGACCCAAAGAACTAGATCgtgggtacaagcggccgaaatgagcttcctccgtagggtggctgggttctcccttagagatagggtgagaagctcagttatccggagggagctcggagtagacctgctgctcctccgcgttgagaggagccagatgaggtggctcgggcatctgattaggatgcctcccggacgcctccctggtgaggtgttcagggcacgtcccaccggtaggagacccctaggaagacccaggacacgctggagagactatgtctctcggctggcctgggaacgcctcgggatccaccgggaagagctggatgaagtggctggggagagggaagtctgggcttccctgcttaggctgctgcccccgcgacccaaccccggataagcgaaagaggacggtacggtacggtacactgctaaacataaaacatgcagtaTCAAGTGCCTACcatccacaaaccaatggcCAGGTAAAcatggatacattttttttcatggatGGATGTTACGTAGACATTAcatgatatatgtgtgtaatatgtacATAAATCTGCAATTCACATTGTTATTGTACAGGATAGAGGACAAATCAAAATATCAAACGTGCTCTCCGGCGCTATGTGAATGAGCACCACAACGACTGGGACATTCACCTGCAAGCTGTGGTGTATGGCATAAATACCGCCaaacaggtgtgttttttaCTTTACAATCACTAATGCTGTTAAATTTGCATCTTGAGGaatgtcacatgtcacattgTTTTTTACTGTGAACTTAGAGCTCCGCGAAGAACACCCCGTTTTTCCTGTTCTTCAACCGCCACTACCTCCTTCCTGAGGTTCTCAACGCCTGTCCCATGGGAGACCACTTTGAAGTTGGAGACCCAGAGGACGATCTGGAAGCTAGGATGAGGACAATCACAGACCTCAATGAAAAGGTAGTGAGGCACAAAGCTCATATATTGaagttgttgtatttatgtgtttcatgttatttactttatttgtggcTTTGGCCAATAGGTTCTTGCCAACATAGAAAAGGCCCAGGAGAAGCAAAAGAGCTGTTATGCAGCACGCAAAAGGAAGCGCTGCAAAACAGTAGAAATTAACACAGGTGATGACATTCTCCTGTCTTCTGAGCCAAAGAGGCAGCGGCTGGGGCATGGCCTGAAACATATGCATCAAGGCCCCTACAAAGTCCTtgatatgtcagaaaatggcgTGGCCACCATCCAAAAGAACACTGGGTCCTTGCAGAAGGTGAATGTCGATCGCCTGAGGCCGTACTACAGACAGAAACGTAAGTGTTTTTAGTGTACTGCTAAACTGTTTGTGTGGCCATTGTTCCATTCTCCACTCTTGGTAACAACCAGAtttggtagtttgtactttgtctatGGGATCAATGCCCAACTTGTCTTACTTCAGATCGACAGTCTAGAGGACtgtctaggagagagtgatcaaatctgagctggacatctacgccaaatacagtaaagtcatcctcatcatcctcctgaaGTACCTGCCTCCCCATCTACGTCAATTTAAATGACACCCTTTCGgtctccactctcggtaagagcctgatgtcagtagtttgtactttgtctgtaggaTCAACACAATACTTAACTTATTTCcatcttcttgttgtcttaatTCAGATTGACAGTCTAAAAgactaggagagagtgatcaagtctgagctggacatctatggCAAACACAATGAagccaattgtgtttaaatgacacctgTTCTCGGTAAGAAGCTGATTAGGTAGTTTGTACTTTCTCTGTGGGAGCAATGCctaacttatcttattttcaatttcttgttgtcttacttcagattaacagtAGGAGAGGGTGATCAAATcagagctggacatctacgtcaattgtgtttaaatgacatgcttccagtctccactctcagtaagaagctgatttggtagtttgtactttgtctgtggGATCAATGCCTAACTTCAATTTCTTCAACACTGACGGCATCAATGACAAGAGGTGCAGTTCCAGGGAAGGAAGCTCTTGAGAGGAGAGTACAGCATCCCAACACAAGACACTGAGGTAAAGTTAACTAGTATGAGGTAGAACTGgtgcttaatttgttttattaactgtaatatctactgagtgtgtggacacatgtttaaaagacagtGCCATATAGCTTCAAGTTTACTATAATATCTGTTGTACTAATATCGTTATTTTTGTGCAATTtcaagaaaagatgaagatgatcggGAGACTGCACTGTTGACAATCATCCTTCTGCCTTAATCAACTACATACCTGTATGCTCCAGATTCagattgcttcagtctttctctctctttctgtatcaaccccaaccggtcaaggcagatggctgcccacctagagcctggttctgcctgaggtttcttcccattacgGAGTCGCCAAGtgttgctcatgggggaatgttgggtctctttaaattaaagagtatagTCATATCTTCTTATGTGATTACATAAAATTGTCTTTACTTGAATATGTGCACAATTTTTCATATAgctatgtacatacatgtgtctttagtttcctccattgtttatattcattttttaaagcatgtggttaaaattcaagatttaaattctttgacaatactgtttaagctctgtcttttgttttttccatctctgacattaatttgatggaaacacatttttgtatttttagattaaaatgtttggttcatgttcAAAATGGAATTCTTTGGTCCTTCAAAGTTATAAACTAAAAGTTAACAAACTTTCAGTATTGGcttgagcattcattcatttgaaatggtctTGTAATAGTGTGTCAAACAGAGGCATGCATAccacagtttaaatatctgtctgcatcaaaacaacagctgaggaagtccatcaggtgagtggaggagctgtgacAGAACTAGAAAGGGTGGTACCTGTGTCTataacaaagtataaaagagtgcacatcacacatcagataaATCTTGGCCTTTTTTTCGTTAACAAAACTGTTCCAAAATCAAAGCTCTATGAATGTGAaatggatgtaatgtaatgttaaaaacttcTGTTAGTTTATACCATTctcaattgaaaaaatataaaatatataatatgtttatagtacaatatatctatatatacatatacatatatataataaaataatatgatataaatatataaataaaacagatagatacataagatagtgtgtatctatctatatatatttatatattatataaagatatatatactatcttaactatctattttatagctatatatagatatatattgtgtatatatatactatcttatctatctattttatatatgtatataataaaataatataatataaatacggtatatcaataaaaatatagatagataagatagtggatagatagatataattattattactattacctcgtattattttatttccatgtctgatttccagatagttcaatgatatgtatacttactcttaacctctgacaactatttataaccaaactatttatattcattcatatttatgtatttatactattgatttattttatttatatttatacatgtctgatttccagatatttccatgatatgtatacttactcttaacctctgacaactatttacaaccaaactatttatatttattcatatttatacattcatacgattgatttattttatttatatttatatgtttatacaactgATTTATTTCGCGTATCGCGTTTTGAGTCTGGGGGCGTTTTTTCCAAGCAGAGTTGCCGTACATAACCGTCCAAGATGGTGGACGATCGAgaacgctactgcgcatgtcagactcacatcgggtaggcgactcacatcgggtagtgacAGGCAGCACTCATCCTCCAGGCCGCTTCGAACGCCGCCGTTAAAACTACAACAGACGAAGAAGAAATGGAACGGGTTCACTTCCGTGTTAAAATCTTATGAATGAGCTTTAACTTCCCTCTGCAGCTCGCTAACTAGTCTCACCAGCTGCATCTCTGCTCTGTAAAGACGACAACCACCACAGCTATCATCAAATCAGCAAAACATGGATTACACTGCGGCTCAGAGCGGCTTCAGACAGCGTAAGTTACGTACGTGCTTTAATCATTACAAATCAGAGTCCTTTTATACAACTAAATTAATGGCTGCGTGTTAAATTACATCTTGTGCTTGCTAGCTTTAAATCACACGTAAACGAAACTAAATGGTGACGTTATCTCTCTGTTTCAGCCACTTATCATAAATAAATAcgtattaaaatgtaaaattaactACTGTAATTAACACTTGCACACACTGGAGATTATAATTAGCTCTGTCTTAAGTGAACTAGGTCATCTTATTTTGCTTTctgtgtaaccctaaccctctgttTGGGACATTTTTAGCTGAGTGACTTTGTGGTGctcactgacatttaaaatgaatctcCAGTGTTGTAATATAGCTAATTTACCTATAACGTGTTTGTACTGTAATGTTACAGCAACTAAAGTTTAAGTAAAGCTCCCAAATTGATCTGGATTAGTGTTATTATAGGTCTATTTTAATTCCTGGAAAAGTTATGAAGTGAGgaaaaaatggtaaatggaaGTAGGTCAATGTTTTGGAAAAGTTTTGGATTAGGGATGACCCAATCTGATATCAAAAATAATGGATATAAGAGTAGATTAGTTTAATATGAATGCACTGATCATCAACTGATAtacttttagctttttaatatcttctaaTGTGTGATCTAGGGCCAAACGCTTCATTTAGTGAGATGAAAGTGTCAAAACAgctgttaaaaatgttctgGGGGAGGACCCTTTATTAAACTACTTAAATTAAACCAATAGCATAACATGATGTGCTCTTACGATGACTAAAGTAATACGCTCCCTCTTGCCTCAGGGAATGGAGATAAAAGAGCTGCTGTGACTAGTTCAACACAGAAGCATTTGGGTGTTTGCAAACTGTGTATTTTTTATAAGGTTCACACGAAGCCAAAGGCACCGTCATAAAATGTTCAGTTTGTGTGCTACAGATGTTCACCACTCTGACTTTCACCTTCTGTTAAAGACAGGTGTCCCTAATGGTGCCTGAACTATTATTATCAGTTAACAGACAACGCACAAACAGCTATGTGTCACACTTTTTATGATGGTTTATGTTTATGATGTGCTGTCAGACAAGACTAGATAAGTAAATTAATCCAAAGTGATCCTACTTTATgacttgtgtgtttatgtgtctgcaGGAAGTGATATATAACGCTGATAAGAAACTCAAATACCAAAACAGCCACAGGGCTTAAGTGCTGCTAATGGGCTTAAAAGTCTGTTTTCATTCGGTTTCATTCACAAATAGCAAGGCAcgaaaataaacacatactaataataataataataatgataataataataaataataataaatactttatttttggatagggacagtgcacatTGATGATCATCGATATTTAAACATCTCTATAAACATGCCAgattatagcaaagctgctaatttgcatccgtagtccctagtAATGCATTAGGATTGTGCCGAGCTGatgagattttttattttaaaaaaggaggaaatctcaccaaaaataataacatgaaaGGTTGAAGTTTAGGGAGAGGGAAAGTTTAAATTTGAGTTTTTGTCACCATTTGGTCaagtattttttccacatctctgGTTTCTCTTCTTGTTCTGCCTTTGCATCGGCTTGCTTTACTAATTCTGTCCACTAACAATTgcctaaaaatgtaaaaaagtgaTTCAAGAGATTCAGATCTAGCCctgttcctttccttttttaatttttaatttttatttattattatttttgttttaattgatttattttatttttttgtttcccttaatttatttatttatttattattattattattattttattttatttatttatttattattattattattattattattatttattttattattttttatgttgttttggtttggttttttgcAAGGTTGtcactattattattttctattgtttAGTTGTTACAATCAATTTTGTACTATCTCCATTGTCTATTAATGCGTCATGTTATTTGGCTGTAACTTGTTATAACTTGTATTcttgtttaaaaaattaaaaaaacatttgatcacaAAAACAAGAGATTCAGATCTTACTCCTCTGTGTACATTATCtttcatatcttctttttttcataaccACTTTGTTCCTTTCCTGTCACCCAGAGCCAGATATGCGTCAGAGAACCGGTGCCATGGACGGTTCAGATGGCAGCCAGCTGTTTGAGGATACCAGTGGAGTTGGTTTGGGACCACAGATGGGCTACAGGTGCGAGCTCCGCCAGCTACGCAGACGCTCGGCTGGATGTTTAACTGTTGAATCAAACTTAGTTGAAACACTGACGCAAAGAGAGGtttcacagcagcagctcactgTCAGTCAGGGTTATTATAGCTTTGACATTtccatatttagtttttcagtttgatttgcttttttatttcagtttagttttagtgagtttaacaggTGATtcagtagttttagtttagtttttatttagttttagtcttagtttgagtttttttcaggtattaggaggaaagctttgattagtagaagctgaaaaggatgaaataatgctgatgCTGAGGTAAAATGAGTTGTGTTTGTGATCTCTACTGGTAGTAGCCCATTAATTGAAGGAGTCAAACTGagcaaaatacagtaaaaatggagaaaataaaaataaaactaagctttttatctgcaattcagtttagttttaattagttttgcattgttcattgtagtttttatttagttttcataCAAAactctctttttaatttttatttcagttaaataaattactttttcactgctagttttagttttagttaactaataataaccctggtgtcaatgtttaaatgttttgacTGAAGGACAATCTGAAACTTTAGACTTCATTTATCGATTAGTTTGACTCTTTGAAGTAGAGCTGgatgattatggcaaaaatcataatcaccattattttgatcgatattgaaatcgcgattataaaacacgattattcatagatttgtaaacataagcatttattgaaccaccagaactcaacttgaaatatttatttgaacagcacaatcagaaataaattaaataacaataatcGTTTTAAGTCgattattacgtttttataaTCGTGGGAGGCCAAAATCGATATCGCAATTAAGATTCAATTAATGGTCCAGCCCTACTTTGAAGTATAAATGACAGTAAGCATCTGAATTCACTTTGTGTTCATTCAGCTTCACCGTCATTTGCATCATCTCCTCAGGACAGATGTGTCTCTATGCTCGTATCAGTTGAGCTGATAGATCATGATGCTCTCTCAGCTGATATGTTACCGTGTGTTTTGTTGACAGGAACCAGCCGGTCGGGCCTCAGGCGGCAGGTTTCGCTGGCCAGTCCCTCCTCTCAGACCCCATGTCTAACCTGGCCATGGTGTATGGAAGCTCACTGGCATCACAGGGGAGAGAAATGGTGGATAAAAATGTAAGACTGACTGACAAACGTTACTCTTGACTGAATCCTGCAAaaaatgacgatgatgatgacgatgatgaagaagaagtgtTTTAAGTTGACTTGTTTTCATGAATAACCTGCCAGATACAAAATGaccttaacctttgtgtcgtcctcctgggccgtattgaccctgtctgttttgactgttccttctttccttcttccaaccccctttcttccttccttctgtccttccttcctccttccctccttctttacttttctccttgcttccttctttcctccctccctccttgtctctttctttcctccccatgaccttccttctgtcctttctatttcctttccttcctccctcctttccttccttcctttcttccctccttccttcctccctccctcctttccttccttccttccttccttcctttctccctcctttccttccttccttcttccttcctcccttccttccttccttcctcccccctcctttcctcccttctttcctttcctcccttccttcctttcctttcttccttcctccctcctttccttctttccttccctccttccttccttgactcgaggacaacaggagggttaaaatagacataaaacagaaattaaaTAGTTTCCCAGTCTGATCTGAAGAGTAACTCAtgtgtctcttttctttcttatatCAGCTGGACCGGTTCATCCCAATCTCTAAACTGAAGTACTACTTTGCTGTGGACACAGTGTACGTGGGAAAGAAACTTGGTCTTCTAGTTTTCCCTTATATGCACGAGGTAGGTCTGCTGCTCACACCTGCTGAATGCACCCTGCTGGATCTGACCGTGTTTCCCATGTGGAGTTAATCCTGTGCATGTGGGGAATATGCAGATTCTCTTTCATGGACCTCTGAGCTTTCGCTTATATGCAGAAAATAGATCTAGCTTCTAATTGTGCATGAAATAGCTGTAGTGCAAATTCCCTCCTCTACATGTACACAGTGATCTTTGAGACTGTATAGTAGTTGTTTCTTACTgacctacacatacacacacctctgcatcagggttattatagttaacgaaaactaagactaaaattaaaactagcaatgaaaaaataataataataatatttgatgtcacacattctttcatgcTTTTcagctttctcttaatacctgaaaaactaagattaagactaaaactaaataacaactaaactgaaactagtcagttccttcaaaataaaaccaaactaaaactagtcaattccttcaaaataaaaccaaactaaaaactagtcaattccttcaaaataaaacctaaactaaaactagtcaattccttcaaaataaaacctaaactaaaactagtcaattccttcaaaataaaacctaaactaaaactagtcaattctttcaaaataaaacctaaactaaaactactaaatcacttgttaaactcactaaaactaaactgaaataaaaacgcaacctgaaaaactaaataaaaataaaaactataataaccttgctCTGCATAGATATGTCTTTATTTGTTAGTTATCAGGTTTTAAGTGTGTGATCATGTGTGTTGTAGAACTGGGAAGTAAGCTACCAGCAGGATACTCCTGTGGCTCCACGCTTTGACGTGAACGCTCCCGATCTTTACATTCCTGCCATGGGCTTCATCACGTACGTGCTGGTGGCTGGACTGGCCCTCGGCACACAGAACAGGTACCAAGACATCcatgtgtctgtcagtgtgatACCTGCTGCCTGCTACAGTGGATAATACGCTCTTATTTAATGCTTTATGAACAATTACATTAATGAAACTAGTGgtcattaacctttgtgtcgtccttccgggtcaaattgacctctttgtttttgactgttccttctgtccttccttccttccttccttccttccttcctcttttcctccttctttctttcctctgtccttctttccttccttcctcttttcctccctccctcctatcttcctcccttccttccttccttcctctctcccttccttcctccattcctcccttcctcctttctttccttcttccttccttccttccttccttcctccctccgttccttccttcttcctctcttccttcctcctcccttccttcctcctttccttccatcttcctcccttccttctttcctcccttcctccctccctccttctttctttcctctgtccttctttccttccttcctcttttcctccctccctcctatcttcctcccttccttccttccttcctctctcccttccttcctccattcctcccttcctcctttctttccttcttccttccttccttccttccttcctccctccgttccttccttcttcctctcttccttcctcctcccttccttcctcctttccttccatcttcctcccttccttctttcctcccttcctccctccctccttctttctttcctctgtccttcttttcttccttcctcttttcctccctccctcctatcttcctccctccttccttcctctctccctcctttcctccttccttccttcttcctctcttccttcctcccttccttcctttcttccctccttcctccctccctcctttc contains:
- the yif1b gene encoding protein YIF1B is translated as MDYTAAQSGFRQQPDMRQRTGAMDGSDGSQLFEDTSGVGLGPQMGYRNQPVGPQAAGFAGQSLLSDPMSNLAMVYGSSLASQGREMVDKNLDRFIPISKLKYYFAVDTVYVGKKLGLLVFPYMHENWEVSYQQDTPVAPRFDVNAPDLYIPAMGFITYVLVAGLALGTQNRFSPELLGVQASSAFVWLVMEVLAVLLSLYLVTVNTDLTTIDLLAFSGYKYVGMIVGVVAGLLFGRPAYYLSLLWCCVAIFVFMIRTLRLKLLSEAAAEGRLVRGTRNQLRMYLTMSIAAAQPIFMYWLTYHLVR